In Fusarium fujikuroi IMI 58289 draft genome, chromosome FFUJ_chr08, one genomic interval encodes:
- a CDS encoding monooxygenase-like protein, giving the protein MTISQSNNASNGTQPPKLPTTQGYGRHPLHDRSQRPLKVIVVGAGPSGIAALIELKKLRHVEILCFEKNADVGGTWLETRYPGAACDVASHAYQYSFDYKTDWSRHFSPAEEIGEYFISVAEKHDLYNRITFNSRVIGAEWDDDTGLWRVQVARDISPESDAIVEGHLAHVFINAGGILNDWKWPDIQGLHNFKGKLIHTAAWDPKIDLKGASVGIIGSGASSIQVVPTIQPLCDKIDVYVRSPTYILPTVGFGIESSNFNAPYTAADIERFNNDPEYYKAFRKQIEQQMNENFAASIKNSEAQEKGRQWAEKMMSSAIASPELREKLIPSWELGCRRLTPSLPYLKAIQEPNVNVIRTGIRRITEKGIETEDGELHEVDTLICATGFNTSFSSRFNIVGRNGVSLRTMWKARGPEAYLGMAIAGLPNYFTLLGPNCPIANGSLIPCIESSAKYIVQAITKIQKDQIRSLDVKQPVQDAFNDYVQEVHKDLVWTGSCQSWYKDRKSGRVVAVWPGSSIHFMEMIANPRWEDFDIKYINSNPFSFMGNGISQREAKGEDLTYYLDDMVPEVKA; this is encoded by the exons ATGACTATATCTCAAAGCAACAATGCGAGCAATGGCACGCAGCCACCAAAACTCCCAACGACACAGGGATACGGCCGGCATCCACTGCACGATAGATCACAGAGGCCATTAAAAGTCATCGTCGTGGGTGCAGGCCCTTCAGGAATCGCAGCGTTGATTGAGTTGAAGAAACTTCGGCATGTCGAGATTTTATGCTTCGAGAAGAATGCTGATGTTGGGGGTACATGGCTGGAGACAAGGTACCCTGGTGCAGCATGTGATGTTGCAAGTCACGCTTACCAGTATTCCTTTGACTACAAGACGGATTGGTCCCGACA CTTTTCACCGGCCGAGGAAATTGGCGAGTACTTCATCTCAGTGGCAGAGAAGCACGATCTATACAACAGAATCACCTTCAACTCCCGTGTGATTGGTGCTGAGTGGGACGACGACACAGGGCTTTGGCGGGTTCAGGTTGCGCGTGACATATCACCTGAGAGCGATGCTATCGTTGAAGGCCACCTTGCTCATGTTTTCATCAACGCGGGCGGTATTTTGAATGATTGGAAGTGGCCTGATATCCAGGGCTTGCACAACTTCAAAGGAAAACTGATACATACAGCTGCTTGG GACCCTAAGATCGATCTCAAAGGAGCGTCTGTTGGTATCATCGGATCTGGTGCAAGCAGCATACAGGTAGTCCCAACCATACAGCCATTATGCGACAAAATCGACGTATATGTGCGATCACCTACATATATTCTTCCGACAGTTGGGTTCGGCATAGAGTCCTCTAACTTCAACGCGCCAT ATACTGCCGCAGATATCGAGAGGTTTAACAACGATCCGGAATATTACAAGGCGTTCCGAAAACAGATTGAACAACAGATGAATGAGAACTTTGCTGCTAGCATTAAGAACTCAGAGGCACAGGAGAAGGGCAGACAG TGGGCAGAAAAGATGATGAGTTCAGCAATTGCCTCACCAGAGCTGAGAGAGAAGCTCATTCCAAG TTGGGAGCTAGGATGCCGACGACTTACTCCCAGCCTACCGTATCTCAAAGCAATCCAGGAGCCCAATGTGAATGTCATCCGAACGGGTATACGCAGGATCACTGAAAAGGGAATTGAGACGGAGGATGGTGAGCTTCATGAAGTCGATACTCTTATCTGTGCAACTGGGTTCAACACTTCATTCTCTTCTCGATTCAACATCGTTGGTCGGAATGGTGTGAGTCTACGGACTATGTGGAAGGCTAGAGGTCCAGAAGCCTACCTCGGAATGGCCATTGCAGGCTTGCCCAATTACTTCA CTCTGTTAGGGCCTAACTGTCCTATCGCCAATGGTTCTCTCATTCCATGTATCGAGTCAAG TGCCAAATACATCGTGCAAGCGATCACAAAAATCCAAAAAGACCAGATTCGCTCTTTGGATGTGAAGCAACCCGTCCAAGACGCGTTCAATGACTATGTTCAAGAAGTCCACAAAGACCTTGTCTGGACAGGATCTTGTCAGAGCTGGT ATAAAGACAGGAAGTCAGGCCGAGTCGTTGCAGTCTGGCCAGGATCAAGCATTCATTTCATGGAGATGATTGCTAACCCACGATGGGAAGACTTCGACATCAAGTACATTAAC TCGAATCCATTTTCTTTCATGGGCAATGGCATATCTCAGCGCGAGGCGAAGGGTGAAGATCTAACATACT ACCTCGATGATATGGTGCCGGAAGTGAAAGCATGA